The Coregonus clupeaformis isolate EN_2021a chromosome 18, ASM2061545v1, whole genome shotgun sequence genome has a segment encoding these proteins:
- the LOC121550490 gene encoding uncharacterized protein LOC121550490 isoform X2: MEEPLKALFGVTDESLLMSLAKGHSNLASSSSFQLSCAIAGEVVHQLNSGRSVAIQASLWSCPPLDSQDMAAGREVICVASVQILAELQSQRSEPEWIGFIEPLMDPVTDDVLDAIVGPMEKMAQDFNILLDLAKKMKILGSQFLTKLQCDLDVECQSGKEETTHFLKETGSSTSVVARKLQTLSSPDFQSKALKVVSNILTRKVSSSSGVAFASRLSSAVSSLTEAPLNTSCTALTSVTSTATVINKTFVGSMETIASFEGTCEAGDWPVPLNEHKTGSSQKIAFSAAHTLYGRI; this comes from the coding sequence ATGGAGGAGCCTCTGAAGGCTCTCTTTGGAGTAACAGATGAAAGCCTCCTGATGTCCTTGGCTAAGGGCCACTCCAACCTCGCCTCCTCCAGCTCCTTCCAGTTGAGCTGTGCTATTGCGGGGGAGGTAGTACACCAGCTTAACTCTGGCCGCTCAGTGGCCATTCAGGCCAGCCTATGGAGTTGCCCCCCTTTGGACAGTCAGGATATGGCAGCAGGCAGGGAGGTCATTTGTGTAGCCTCGGTGCAGATCCTGGCCGAGCTACAGAGCCAAAGATCTGAGCCAGAGTGGATAGGGTTTATCGAGCCCCTCATGGACCCTGTGACCGACGATGTGCTGGATGCCATTGTTGGCCCTATGGAAAAAATGGCACAGGACTTCAACATCCTATTGGATCTGGCCAAGAAGATGAAAATCTTAGGGTCTCAATTTCTGACCAAACTTCAATGTGACCTTGATGTTGAATGTCAATCTGGGAAAGAAGAGACCACTCACTTTCTCAAGGAGACTGGATCCTCTACTAGTGTGGTGGCCAGAAAGCTTCAGACCCTCTCTAGCCCAGACTTCCAGTCTAAAGCACTCAAGGTTGTGAGCAACATCCTTACAAGGAAAGTCAGCAGCTCTTCTGGCGTGGCATTTGCCTCTAGGCTTTCTAGTGCTGTTTCCAGTCTGACTGAGGCTCCCCTGAATACCAGCTGCACAGCCTTGACATCTGTAACTTCCACTGCCACAGTGATTAATAAGACATTTGTGGGAAGCATGGAGACGATAGCATCATTTGAAGGCACATGTGAAGCAGGTGATTGGCCAGTTCCTCTAAATGAGCACAAGACAGGGTCTTCACAGAAGATAGCCTTTTCTGCAGCCCACACACTCTATGGTCGTATATAA
- the LOC121550490 gene encoding uncharacterized protein LOC121550490 isoform X1: MAFMSSQNTASVLVETFVKGMATIIHNNESTDTIWPTESVLLERSGRVLQSSLVGSQLDDTEFSIKISEEKLWSMAKTICVGMKKTLKNFFTGLKPSRSERTENASSKETLGEILVAIQSEISNLGRNKFSRELLQINDMVGTMLKEVKKSKDDSEQVCQDIPRTCSSLSISSKGHCSLSRSSKGPRSKCELEINLPGTPIPDEVPDDLTFPIVRSSCIDTRDSIMPGFSTSDLRTKMMTHTDEALHRNSPRTDSSRPSSAKASLRFFTPSCTSKGTSLVPKGVGIDMEEKEVPSSSGHLRELLITSDISSATAFPLQSLMDSGKDDFICLVTILVIRLLSKIGPSALDGPNRQQT, from the coding sequence ATGGCCTTCATGTCCTCTCAGAATACAGCTTCTGTATTAGTGGAAACCTTTGTCAAAGGCATGGCGACTATTATCCATAACAATGAGTCCACTGACACTATTTGGCCAACAGAATCTGTGCTACTGGAAAGAAGTGGGAGAGTTTTGCAGTCCTCCCTCGTTGGCTCCCAACTGGATGATACTGAATTTAGTATTAAAATATCAGAGGAGAAGCTTTGGTCAATGGCTAAGACCATCTGCGTCGGTATGAAGAAGACGCTTAAGAATTTCTTCACAGGGTTGAAGCCATCCAGATCCGAAAGAACAGAAAATGCTTCTTCCAAAGAGACCCTTGGGGAAATCCTGGTTGCTATCCAGAGTGAAATATCAAACTTAGGGCGAAATAAGTTTTCCAGGGAGCTCCTTCAGATCAATGACATGGTAGGAACTATGCTGAAGGAGGTTAAGAAAAGCAAGGATGACAGTGAACAAGTCTGCCAAGACATCCCTAGAACATGTTCATCTTTGTCCATTTCTTCAAAGGGTCATTGTTCCTTATCCAGGTCTTCAAAGGGTCCAAGATCAAAGTGTGAGCTAGAGATCAACCTCCCTGGCACTCCCATCCCTGACGAGGTTCCTGATGATTTGACCTTCCCCATCGTAAGGAGCTCCTGCATCGACACCAGGGACTCTATAATGCCAGGGTTTTCTACGAGTGACCTAAGGACAAAGATGATGACACACACAGATGAAGCCCTGCATCGTAACAGTCCAAGGACTGACAGTAGCCGACCATCGAGTGCCAAAGCCTCTCTTCGATTCTTCACTCCCTCTTGCACCAGCAAGGGAACCTCTTTGGTACCAAAGGGGGTTGGGATTGACATGGAAGAGAAAGAAGTCCCCAGCAGCTCTGGCCATCTGAGGGAGCTCTTAATCACCTCAGACATCAGCAGTGCCACTGCATTCCCTCTGCAGTCCTTGATGGACTCCGGCAAAGATGATTTCATCTGTTTGGTCACCATACTGGTAATAAGGTTGCTATCGAAGATCGGGCCCTCAGCCCTAGATGGACCCAACAGGCAGCAGACATGA